In Lepus europaeus isolate LE1 chromosome 22, mLepTim1.pri, whole genome shotgun sequence, the following are encoded in one genomic region:
- the AKT1 gene encoding RAC-alpha serine/threonine-protein kinase yields MNAVSIVKEGWLHKRGEYIKTWRPRYFLLKTDGTFIGYKERPQDVDQRESPLNNFSVAQCQLMKTERPRPNTFIIRCLQWTTVIERTFHVETPEEREEWTTAIQTVADGLKKQEEDTMDFRSGSPSDSSGAEEMEVSLAKPKHRVTMNEFEYLKLLGKGTFGKVILVKEKATGRYYAMKILKKEVIVAKDEVAHTLTENRVLQNSRHPFLTALKYSFQTHDRLCFVMEYANGGELFFHLSRERVFSEERARFYGAEIVSALDYLHSEKNVVYRDLKLENLMLDKDGHIRITDFGLCKEGIKDGATMKTFCGTPEYLAPEVLEDNDYGRAVDWWGLGVVMYEMMCGRLPFYNQDHEKLFELILMEEIRFPRTLGPEAKALLAGLLKKDPKQRLGGGSEDAKEIMRHRFFSGIVWQDVYEKKLSPPFKPQVTSETDTRYFDEEFTAQMITITPPDQDDSMECVDSERRPHFPQFSYSASGTA; encoded by the exons ATGAACGCCGTGAGCATCGTGAAGGAGGGCTGGCTGCACAAGCGAG GGGAGTACATCAAAACCTGGCGGCCACGCTACTTCCTCCTCAAGACTGATGGCACCTTCATCGGCTACAAGGAGCGGCCACAGGATGTGGACCAGCGCGAGTCCCCACTCAACAACTTCTCTGTGGCAC aaTGCCAGCTGATGAAGACGGAGCGGCCGCGGCCCAACACCTTCATCATCCGCTGCCTGCAGTGGACCACGGTCATCGAGCGCACCTTCCACGTGGAGACCCCTGAGGAGCG GGAGGAGTGGACGACTGCCATCCAGACGGTGGCCGACGGGCTCAAGAAGCAGGAGGAGGACACGATGGACTTCCGGTCAGGGTCTCCCAGCGACAGCTCGGGGGCCGAGGAGATGGAGGTGTCCCTGGCCAAGCCCAAGCATCGTGTG ACCATGAACGAGTTCGAGTACCTGAAGCTGCTGGGCAAGGGCACCTTTGGGAAGGTGATCCTGGTGAAGGAGAAGGCCACGGGCCGCTACTACGCCATGAAGATCCTGAAGAAAGAGGTCATCGTGGCcaag GACGAGGTAGCGCACACGCTCACGGAGAACCGCGTGCTGCAGAACTCCAGGCACCCCTTCCTCACC GCCCTCAAGTACTCTTTCCAGACGCACGACCGCCTCTGCTTCGTCATGGAGTACGCCAACGGGGGCGAG CTCTTCTTCCACCTGTCCCGCGAGCGCGTCTTCTCCGAGGAGCGGGCCCGCTTCTACGGCGCCGAGATCGTGTCGGCGCTGGACTACCTGCACTCGGAGAAGAACGTGGTGTACCGCGACCTCAAG CTGGAGAACCTCATGCTGGACAAGGACGGGCACATCAGGATCACGGACTTCGGGCTGTGCAAGGAGGGCATCAAGGACGGTGCCACCATGAAGACCTTCTGCGGGACGCCCGAGTACCTGGCCCCTGAG GTGCTGGAGGACAACGACTACGGCCGGGCGGTGGACTGGTGGGGGCTGGGCGTGGTCATGTACGAGATGATGTGCGGCCGCCTGCCCTTCTACAACCAGGACCACGAGAAGCTGTTCGAGCTCATCCTCATGGAGGAGATCCGCTTCCCGCGCACGCTGGGCCCCGAGGCCAAGGCCCTGCTCGCCGGGCTGCTCAAGAAAGACCCCAAGCAGAG GCTCGGCGGGGGCTCCGAGGACGCCAAGGAGATCATGCGGCACCGCTTCTTCTCCGGCATCGTGTGGCAGGACGTGTACGAGAAGAAG CTGAGCCCGCCCTTCAAGCCTCAAGTCACCTCGGAGACGGACACCAGGTATTTCGACGAGGAGTTCACGGCCCAGATGATCACCATCACGCCGCCCGACCAAG ATGACAGCATGGAGTGCGTGGACAGCGAGCGCAGGCCGCACTTCCCCCAGTTCTCCTACTCGGCCAGCGGCACGGCCtga
- the LOC133751557 gene encoding trithorax group protein osa-like, translating to MGLRELTASTHVAGGRVSRSTPPGSDGLEPRLRSPAANTSIPPTAAARFTFSGTLSKGPAGGHHCLRGVPVPPHHSRRRASLTKATSPTGSCPALRSQPRSSGEGERWPLRPGRGWQCQAHLCQLGPAPPSREAPHQAGRAGGVDQRTLGRRRGQSRVPPCGGAGGRGFRPPRLDTHPTSASSITEPLVPRSVPSPHLRHEKGELNALIEQEVGPDTSQPSRPQPRTTTHGCHAVHAPSALPLGILCTQPPPSPVPRHCPTLLPTGSTATTGHLQTLTCQPGTRRHGQPHLHPHSPRPQAPGQCLGPSPHCSSLHLHTATEGGRRGLGVRPAAESTSGRGGPSARACSTGVGGRTGRAGTRQT from the exons ATGGGCCTGCGCGAGCTCACAGCCAGCACCCACGTGGCCGGGGGCAGAGTCTCGAGGTCCACGCCGCCCGGCTCTGACGGGCTGGAGCCGC GCCTGCGGTCCCCCGCCGCCAACACATCCATTCCGCCGACAGCTGCCGCGCGGTTCACCTTCTCCGGCACATTGAGCAAAGGGCCTGCTGGTGGCCACCACTGCCTGCGGGGGGTCCCTGTGCCCCCTCACCACAGCAGGCGCCGGGCCAGTCTGACCAAGGCCACCAGCCCCACGGGCAGCTGCCCAGCGCTGCGCTCCCAGCCCAGGTCCTCAGGGGAGGGTGAGCGGTGGCCACTCCGGCCCGGCAGGGGCTGGCAGTGCCAGGCCCACCTCTGCCAGCTCGGGCCTGCCCCACCCTCCCGGGAAGCCCCCCaccaggcaggcagggcaggcggAGTTGACCAGAGGACACTCGGACGCAGGAGAGGACAGAGCCGAGTACCACCTtgtggaggtgctgggggccgcGGGTTCCGCCCCCCTCGCCTGGACACCCACCCCACCTCAGCCTCATCCATCACTGAACCTCTGGTGCCCCGGAGTGTCCCATCACCTCACCTGCGTCACGAGAAG gGAGAACTGAACGCACTCATAGAACAGGAAGTTGGGCCTGACACCAGCCAGCCAAGCCGGCCACAGCCTCGCACCACGACCCATGGCTGCCACGCGGTCCACGCCCCCTCGGCCCTCCCTCTGGGCATCCTCTGCACacaacctcctccctcccccgttCCCAGGCACTGCCCCACACTGCTGCCCACAGGAAGCACAGCCACGACAGGGCACCTGCAGACTCTCACCTGCCAGCCAGGGACACGGAGGCACGggcagccccacctccacccacacagcccccgcccccaggcccctggaCAGTGTCTGGGACCCTCTCCCCACTGCAGCAGCCTGCACCTGCACACAGCAACTGAAGGAGGTAGGAGGGGCCTCGGGGTCAGGCCCGCAGCGGAGAGCACCTCGGGGCGGGGAGGACCCAGTGCCAGGGCCTGCAGCACCGGAGTCGGTGGAAGAACGGGCAGGGCAGGCACACGGCAGACCTAG
- the ZBTB42 gene encoding zinc finger and BTB domain-containing protein 42 — protein MEFPGHGARLLGRLRQQRERGFLCDCTVLVGDARFPAHRAVLAACSVYFHLFYRDRPAGGRDTVRLDGAIVTAPAFGRLLDFMYEGRLDLRCLPVQDVLAAASYLHMHDVVSVCRGRLRDREREPGPGAEPARRPPRPQPTWTANLCPVAQKAALPPRLRLESPLPPPASGPPPWPADGALDLSLKAAHSPRALQRDFCSRRQPGAQPGPVKDQHTSRPEQDRSSPGKPPSPPRPPGPAAQGPPAAGGTDSQELEPAPSGHLCLCPLCSKLLPGAQVLQLHLSAHFQERQGARARLSPDGAAPTCPLCSKTFSCAYTLKRHERTHSGEKPYTCVQCGKSFQYSHNLSRHAVVHTREKPHACRWCQRRFTQSGDLYRHVRKFHHGLLKSLLA, from the coding sequence ATGGAGTTCCCGGGGCACGGCGCGCGGCTGCTGGGCCGCCTGAGGCAGCAGCGCGAGCGGGGCTTCCTGTGCGACTGCACCGTGCTGGTGGGCGACGCGCGCTTCCCCGCGCACCGCGCCGTGCTGGCCGCGTGCAGCGTCTACTTCCACCTCTTCTACCGCGACCGGCCCGCGGGCGGCCGCGACACGGTGCGGCTGGACGGCGCCATCGTCACGGCGCCCGCCTTCGGCCGCCTGCTGGACTTCATGTACGAGGGCCGCCTGGACCTGCGCTGCCTGCCCGTCCAGGACGTGCTGGCCGCCGCCAGCTACCTGCACATGCACGACGTCGTCTCGGTATGCAGAGGCCGGCTgcgggacagggagagggagccggGCCCAGGCGCGGAGCCGGCCCGCCGACCACCACGCCCTCAGCCCACCTGGACCGCCAACCTCTGCCCGGTCGCCCAGAAGGCTGCGCTGCCGCCGCGGCTTAGGCTCGAGTCCCCCCTCCCTCCGCCAGCATCCGGGCCGCCTCCCTGGCCGGCCGATGGGGCGCTGGACCTGTCGCTGAAGGCCGCCCACTCGCCGCGGGCCCTGCAGAGGGACTTCTGCAGCCGGAGGCAGCCGGGGGCCCAGCCAGGACCGGTGAAGGACCAGCACACCTCGAGGCCAGAACAGGACAGGAGCAGCCCCgggaagccccccagccccccgcggCCACCTGGTCCTGCAGCCCAGGGGCCGCCCGCCGCTGGTGGCACTgacagtcaggagctggagccggcgcCCAGCGGGCACCTGTGCCTCTGCCCGCTGTGCAGCAAGCTGCTCCCGGGCGCCCAGGTGCTGCAGCTGCACCTCAGCGCTCACTTCCAGGAGCGGCAGGGCGCCCGCGCCCGGCTCTCGCCCGACGGCGCGGCGCCCACGTGCCCGCTGTGCAGCAAGACCTTCTCCTGTGCCTACACGCTGAAGCGGCACGAGCGGACGCACTCGGGCGAGAAGCCCTACACGTGTGTGCAGTGCGGCAAGAGCTTCCAGTACTCGCACAACCTGAGCCGGCACGCCGTGGTGCACACGCGGGAGAAGCCGCACGCCTGCCGCTGGTGCCAGCGCCGCTTCACGCAGTCAGGGGACCTGTACCGCCACGTGCGCAAGTTCCACCACGGCCTGCTCAAGTCCCTGCTGGCGTGA
- the SIVA1 gene encoding apoptosis regulatory protein Siva, translating into MPKRSCPFADAAPLQLKVRVGPRELGRGVCAERYSRGIFERTRQLLFHGAQAYMDRTWDEGCAVVHLPESPQPRPTGAPRPARGQMLIGPDGRLVRSRAQAPGADPCRAAPVACSSCVRAVDGKAACSQCERALCERCVRTCWGCGAVACALCGLVDFGDVDEKALCPGCAMLEA; encoded by the exons ATGCCCAAGCGGAGCTGTCCGTTCGCGGACGCGGCCCCGCTGCAGCTCAAGGTGCGCGTGGGCCCGAGGGAGCTGGGCCGCGGCGTGTGCGCCGAGCGCTACTCGCGGGGAATCTTCG AGAGGACCAGGCAACTCCTCTTCCACGGAGCCCAGGCCTACATGGACCGCACGTGGGATGAAGGCTGTGCCGTTGTTCACCTGCCAGAgtccccacagccccgccccacTGGGGCCCCTCGGCCTGCACGGGGACAGATGCTGATCGGACCGGATGGCCGTCTGGTCAGGAGCCGGGCCCAGGCCCCCGGAGCCG ACCCGTGCAGGGCAGCACCCGTCGCCTGCTCGTCGTGTGTGCGTGCCGTGGATGGCAAGGCGGCGTGCAGCCAGTGCGAGCGGGCTCTGTGTGAGCGCTGTGTGCGCACCTGCTGGGGCTGCGGTGCCGTGGCCTGCGCCCTGTGTGGCCTCGTGGA CTTCGGTGACGTGGACGAGAAGGCGCTGTGCCCCGGCTGTGCCATGCTCGAAGCCTGA